A window from Malania oleifera isolate guangnan ecotype guangnan chromosome 7, ASM2987363v1, whole genome shotgun sequence encodes these proteins:
- the LOC131159925 gene encoding protein LURP-one-related 8 — translation MTKVYPNAASAALTERPKPPASSGNTTVLTVWKKSLLLNCSGFTVFDSSGNLVFRVDNYVAAGDGEMVLMDAAGKPLLTIRRKRLSLGDSWLVFEGETAVNPRFLVRKHVNLWNSRTLAHVSSGNGGAWSTSPSKNALYEIEGSYSQRCCAVYDGKRRRVAEIKQKEAVGGVGFGVDVFRLIVQPEMDTALAMALVILLDQMFGSSRR, via the exons ATGACTAAGGTGTATCCTAACGCCGCCAGTGCCGCCTTGACGGAGAGGCCGAAGCCACCAGCTTCGAGCGGGAACACGACGGTGTTGACCGTGTGGAAGAAATCGTTGCTCCTCAACTGCAGCGGGTTTACGGTGTTCGACTCCAGCGGAAACCTGGTGTTCCGCGTCGATAACTACGTCGCCGCCGGTGATGGCGAGATGGTTCTCATGGACGCTGCCGGCAAGCCTCTGCTCACCATCCGCCGGAAG AGGCTGAGCCTCGGCGACAGTTGGCTGGTATTCGAGGGGGAAACGGCGGTGAATCCGCGATTTTTGGTGAGGAAGCACGTGAACCTGTGGAACTCGAGGACCTTGGCCCACGTGAGCTCCGGCAATGGTGGCGCGTGGTCGACATCGCCGAGCAAGAACGCGTTGTATGAGATCGAGGGATCGTACTCGCAGCGGTGCTGCGCTGTGTACGACGGTAAGAGGCGGCGAGTGGCGGAGATCAAGCAGAAGGAGGCGGTTGGAGGAGTGGGTTTTGGCGTCGATGTGTTTCGTCTAATCGTACAGCCGGAGATGGATACGGCCCTCGCCATGGCTCTGGTCATCCTCCTCGACCAAATGTTCGGTTCTTCAAGAAGATGA